One genomic segment of Brevibacillus laterosporus LMG 15441 includes these proteins:
- a CDS encoding multicopper oxidase family protein, with product MKGKIKLLLAIGVLGIIVVGCSNSSGKDELNMDNTQKTTEMSSKTNQSSNNIVLTEETQRVDGKEFTITAKASNLKVSNDLTLPVWTFNNSVPGPEIRVKVGDTVKINLKNELEEPVSIHWHGYPVPNDMDGIPGVTQDAVVPGKMFTYQFKATVPGTYWYHSHQDSVNQLDKGLYGSLIVENPKDSYDRDYTLVLDEWMSSGSRDMETNTSDSSQSNKSMQGMDHSKMNMKGMDHSQMSMSGMKDHDMSMYDLYTINGKTGDAIDKLVVKEGEKVRIRLINAGYLTHTMHLHGHEFKVVASDGQSVNSPAVITDQGIAIAPGERYDIEFTANNPGSWLLEEHGREDRVKNMRVVISYEGSTLQTDSSNASEQLPQFNLLKYGKQVDTKFSLNQSFDQDVQLNLNTEMKDGEMVYTINGKVFPNTDSIKVDKGEKVKVTFVNQSKTDDHPMHLHGHFFQVLSKNGQPLDGAPVIKDTLNVKPGEEYVVAFEADNPGDWMFHCHDLHHASAGMVTEVMYNDYKTNYTPDPSVDNKPE from the coding sequence ATGAAAGGAAAAATCAAGCTATTGCTTGCGATTGGTGTGTTAGGAATCATAGTAGTAGGTTGTTCTAATTCCAGTGGTAAAGACGAGTTGAATATGGATAACACCCAGAAGACCACAGAGATGTCTTCTAAAACCAATCAATCAAGTAATAATATTGTTCTCACAGAAGAAACACAAAGAGTGGATGGAAAAGAATTTACCATCACGGCAAAAGCGAGTAATTTGAAGGTGTCTAATGACTTGACTTTGCCCGTATGGACATTTAACAATTCTGTACCCGGTCCAGAGATTCGTGTCAAAGTTGGAGATACGGTCAAGATTAACTTAAAGAATGAACTCGAAGAACCTGTCTCGATTCATTGGCATGGTTACCCAGTCCCCAACGATATGGATGGTATCCCAGGGGTCACACAAGATGCTGTCGTTCCAGGCAAAATGTTTACGTACCAGTTTAAGGCAACGGTTCCAGGGACGTACTGGTATCATTCTCATCAAGATAGTGTTAATCAACTCGATAAAGGGCTCTATGGTTCATTGATTGTGGAAAATCCAAAAGATAGTTATGATCGAGATTACACGCTTGTACTAGACGAATGGATGAGCTCTGGCAGCAGGGATATGGAAACAAATACGAGTGATTCCAGCCAATCGAATAAAAGTATGCAAGGCATGGATCATAGCAAGATGAACATGAAGGGAATGGATCACAGTCAAATGAGCATGAGTGGTATGAAAGATCATGATATGAGCATGTATGATCTATATACCATTAACGGAAAGACGGGAGATGCTATTGATAAGCTAGTAGTTAAAGAAGGGGAAAAGGTTCGAATTCGCTTGATTAATGCGGGTTATCTAACGCATACAATGCATTTGCACGGACATGAATTTAAAGTGGTTGCCTCCGATGGGCAATCTGTAAATAGCCCTGCTGTTATTACAGATCAAGGGATTGCCATCGCTCCAGGCGAACGTTATGACATAGAGTTTACAGCAAACAATCCTGGTTCATGGTTGCTTGAAGAGCATGGACGTGAAGACAGAGTGAAAAACATGAGAGTTGTTATTTCATACGAAGGGTCTACCCTACAGACTGACTCATCCAATGCATCTGAGCAATTACCACAATTCAATCTCTTGAAATACGGGAAACAAGTTGATACTAAATTTTCTTTGAATCAATCCTTTGATCAGGATGTTCAGCTAAATCTGAATACCGAAATGAAGGACGGAGAGATGGTTTATACTATAAACGGAAAGGTATTCCCAAATACTGATTCTATTAAGGTTGATAAAGGGGAAAAGGTAAAGGTCACCTTTGTGAACCAATCGAAAACCGATGATCACCCGATGCACCTACATGGACACTTTTTCCAAGTTTTAAGCAAAAATGGACAGCCGCTGGATGGAGCGCCTGTTATTAAGGATACCCTCAACGTGAAGCCAGGAGAAGAATATGTGGTTGCATTTGAAGCGGATAATCCAGGAGATTGGATGTTCCATTGTCACGATCTGCACCATGCGTCTGCTGGTATGGTTACCGAGGTTATGTATAATGATTATAAAACCAATTATACCCCTGACCCGAGCGTTGACAATAAACCAGAATAA
- a CDS encoding APC family permease produces the protein MSYLFRKKDIKDISDSNQSKKLKRSLGALDLILMGMGATIGTGVLVITGLVAARNSGPAISLSFILSAIVCGLVALCYAEFSSAIPSSGSAYAYTYVALGEIVAFLVGWSIVGGYTVSIASVAGGWSAYFNSALSLVGIHLPSSLVTIPSQGGIINLPAVFIVICMSYLLTRGLTQSKKVNNITVAIKISIVLLFIIIGAFFIEPENWQPFMPFGISGVFAGAASVFFAFTGFDAISTSAEEVKDPQRNLPRGILGSLLACTTIYVILGTILTGMVSYKELNVGDALAYALESVGQGWAAVILSVGAVIGIIAVLFAYMFAVPRILLSMSRDGLLPKLFSTVNSKTHVPTFSTWIICIVGAIVAGLIDLKELADIANMSAILNFALVSLSLIVLRKTQPNLKRNFKMPLVPILPILAIIFCLFLAFNLSAKIWMYYLSYSAVGFSIYFGYSRNKSVLKHRE, from the coding sequence ATGAGCTATTTATTTAGAAAAAAAGATATTAAGGATATCTCAGATTCAAACCAATCAAAAAAATTAAAAAGGTCACTTGGCGCCTTGGATTTAATACTAATGGGGATGGGAGCAACCATTGGAACAGGTGTCTTAGTTATTACAGGGTTAGTAGCTGCAAGAAACTCAGGTCCCGCTATATCTCTTTCTTTTATTCTTTCTGCAATTGTATGTGGTCTGGTAGCTTTATGTTATGCGGAGTTTTCATCAGCGATTCCAAGTTCGGGAAGTGCCTACGCCTATACCTATGTAGCATTAGGAGAGATAGTAGCTTTCTTGGTAGGATGGTCTATTGTAGGAGGATATACAGTTTCGATAGCATCTGTTGCCGGGGGATGGTCAGCATATTTTAATAGTGCATTATCACTGGTTGGAATTCACCTTCCGAGTAGTCTAGTCACTATTCCTAGCCAAGGTGGGATTATAAATTTACCCGCAGTATTTATCGTAATTTGTATGTCTTATTTATTAACAAGAGGTCTAACGCAAAGTAAAAAAGTCAATAATATCACAGTGGCTATCAAAATTTCTATTGTTTTACTGTTTATTATTATAGGTGCATTTTTCATCGAACCTGAAAATTGGCAACCTTTTATGCCATTTGGAATAAGTGGTGTATTTGCTGGAGCAGCCTCAGTATTTTTCGCATTCACTGGTTTTGACGCTATTTCAACATCTGCTGAGGAAGTGAAAGACCCTCAGAGAAACTTGCCTCGGGGTATTTTAGGATCTTTACTAGCTTGCACTACTATTTACGTTATTTTAGGAACTATTTTAACAGGAATGGTATCCTATAAAGAATTAAATGTTGGAGACGCTTTGGCTTATGCACTTGAAAGTGTAGGGCAAGGATGGGCGGCAGTTATTTTATCTGTTGGCGCAGTAATTGGAATTATAGCTGTTTTATTTGCTTACATGTTTGCAGTGCCACGTATTCTACTGTCAATGAGTCGTGATGGATTATTACCTAAATTATTCTCGACAGTTAATAGTAAAACTCACGTTCCGACGTTCTCTACATGGATCATTTGTATAGTAGGGGCTATCGTGGCTGGATTAATTGATTTAAAAGAATTAGCAGATATTGCGAATATGTCTGCCATTTTGAACTTTGCACTCGTATCACTGTCACTCATTGTTTTAAGAAAAACGCAGCCAAATTTAAAACGTAATTTCAAAATGCCTCTTGTACCTATTCTTCCAATCCTGGCAATCATTTTTTGCTTATTTTTAGCTTTTAATTTATCAGCAAAAATATGGATGTATTATCTTTCTTATTCAGCAGTAGGTTTCAGTATTTATTTTGGTTATTCCCGTAATAAAAGTGTACTAAAGCATCGGGAGTAA
- the speD gene encoding S-adenosylmethionine decarboxylase, with translation MYKRIMHEGKACYGKHVLVHMERCNENILSIEVVKDFIMKLVKDIDMVAFGECHCYRFGDGEEIGLSAVQLIYTSSITLHTNDLHREGYLDVFSCKDFSEEQVKQSIIDVFGPENVQYQVIIRE, from the coding sequence ATGTATAAACGTATCATGCACGAAGGAAAAGCTTGCTATGGAAAACATGTGTTGGTTCACATGGAAAGATGCAACGAAAACATTCTCAGCATTGAAGTGGTAAAGGATTTCATTATGAAACTCGTTAAAGACATTGACATGGTTGCCTTCGGGGAGTGCCACTGCTATCGCTTTGGCGACGGTGAAGAAATCGGTCTTTCGGCAGTACAATTGATCTACACCAGCAGTATCACTCTTCACACCAATGATCTGCATCGTGAGGGGTACCTAGATGTTTTCTCTTGCAAAGACTTTTCTGAAGAGCAAGTCAAACAAAGCATCATTGATGTATTTGGGCCTGAAAATGTTCAGTACCAAGTGATCATCCGTGAATAA